One region of Jonesiaceae bacterium BS-20 genomic DNA includes:
- a CDS encoding IS1634 family transposase yields MPLEIHAFPGNKVETQTIIPVVKAFQERNQVADMVVVPETGMLSAGNLDAPDQAGLRFIVGSRMVDAPDDLAHHFHYQGIVPDDRDLVDTNTMRRGRPDPNRVTTAHETVWVPGTGVKHWRAVWQYRRKRAVRDHHPLDLQRDRATAIIDGNKPAKSARFVQNKGGQKAFDQASFFRAYDMAGWKGYVTNIPATLMPAAEVVSSYHDLWQVEQSFRMSKTDLRARPIFHHTKDGVDAHFTIVFVALAIARYLQTRSGIAIKHWSNS; encoded by the coding sequence ATTCCCCTAGAAATCCATGCGTTCCCGGGCAATAAGGTTGAAACCCAAACCATTATCCCGGTGGTTAAAGCATTCCAAGAACGTAACCAGGTCGCTGACATGGTCGTGGTTCCTGAAACTGGGATGCTCTCGGCAGGCAACCTAGACGCACCAGATCAGGCAGGGTTGCGGTTCATTGTGGGATCCAGGATGGTCGATGCCCCTGACGACCTAGCACACCATTTTCACTACCAAGGCATCGTGCCTGACGATAGAGACCTTGTCGATACCAATACGATGCGCAGAGGCCGCCCCGACCCAAACCGTGTCACCACCGCTCACGAGACTGTGTGGGTTCCTGGAACGGGTGTCAAGCACTGGCGAGCGGTGTGGCAATACCGACGGAAACGAGCCGTGCGCGACCACCACCCCCTTGACCTACAACGCGACCGAGCAACCGCGATTATTGACGGGAACAAGCCCGCAAAATCAGCACGGTTTGTCCAAAACAAAGGCGGCCAAAAAGCCTTTGACCAGGCAAGTTTCTTCCGTGCCTATGACATGGCCGGGTGGAAAGGGTACGTCACCAACATCCCCGCAACCCTCATGCCCGCAGCTGAAGTTGTCTCGTCCTACCATGACCTGTGGCAAGTCGAGCAGTCGTTTCGGATGTCTAAAACAGACCTACGAGCCAGACCCATTTTTCACCACACCAAAGACGGTGTCGACGCCCACTTCACTATTGTTTTTGTGGCCTTAGCAATAGCCAGATACCTGCAAACAAGGTCAGGAATCGCCATAAAGCACTGGTCAAACTCCTAA
- a CDS encoding peptidoglycan-binding domain-containing protein, with protein sequence MVFLLGTLVRSPWDSAGENAEAVLIPTAVVSERDFSASTDLVRGRVELGSEIVVNPTVTTEERAVVTALLADTGSTVRSGDALAKVSGQPLLLLHLDFPLYRTVHSGDEGDDVVAVQQELKRLGLYTGRVDGKYGAGTAAAVKKLYEANGLSAPTPAPETPDSLERETEELSSAGQEKKETSETRPAAVTPLKAEHFWALAEEEAKLVELAPVGTELGSTDTPLARLQVGEAQLTVRVPTASNDDYTMGAQGTAFRTTDEGQSWAVKISAVGDFTTEPHEFANRPGRDVTFEFETTDGLETGAEMYVELDKVSQPMRGLAVPLTGLREDKTGPYVDVLSPPQQAGDRKRVSVVILGTGDGFAHVESTELAVGDVVVVGN encoded by the coding sequence ATGGTTTTCCTTTTGGGAACTCTGGTGCGGTCCCCCTGGGACAGTGCAGGAGAAAACGCGGAAGCGGTGCTGATTCCCACCGCAGTAGTCAGTGAACGAGATTTCTCAGCAAGCACGGACTTGGTGCGTGGCAGGGTAGAGTTGGGATCTGAGATCGTTGTGAACCCTACGGTTACCACCGAGGAACGTGCAGTTGTCACGGCACTCTTGGCTGATACGGGTTCAACGGTGAGATCAGGCGATGCCTTGGCCAAGGTCTCTGGTCAGCCATTGTTGCTTCTGCACCTCGATTTTCCGCTCTACCGCACTGTCCACAGCGGTGATGAAGGCGACGATGTAGTTGCGGTGCAACAGGAGCTCAAGAGACTTGGACTCTACACCGGCCGGGTTGACGGCAAATATGGGGCAGGAACGGCAGCAGCAGTAAAGAAACTCTACGAGGCTAACGGTCTATCTGCCCCCACTCCTGCTCCAGAAACGCCAGATTCACTCGAACGGGAGACAGAAGAGCTGAGTTCAGCGGGGCAGGAAAAGAAGGAGACCTCAGAGACCCGGCCAGCAGCTGTTACCCCGCTCAAAGCTGAGCATTTCTGGGCACTGGCAGAGGAAGAAGCAAAACTTGTGGAACTTGCGCCCGTAGGAACCGAGTTAGGTTCGACCGATACACCACTGGCTCGCCTACAGGTGGGAGAAGCGCAGTTGACCGTTCGTGTTCCTACTGCAAGCAACGACGATTACACCATGGGGGCACAAGGCACCGCTTTCCGGACCACAGACGAGGGGCAAAGCTGGGCGGTCAAGATCTCGGCAGTGGGTGATTTCACCACTGAACCACATGAGTTTGCGAACCGCCCAGGCAGGGACGTCACCTTCGAGTTTGAGACCACCGATGGACTTGAAACGGGCGCGGAAATGTATGTTGAACTAGACAAGGTAAGCCAACCCATGAGAGGTCTGGCAGTTCCGCTGACTGGGTTACGTGAAGACAAAACGGGGCCGTACGTTGATGTCCTATCCCCGCCGCAACAGGCCGGTGACCGTAAGAGGGTGTCTGTTGTGATTCTAGGTACCGGTGATGGCTTTGCCCACGTTGAATCGACAGAACTAGCGGTTGGCGACGTTGTTGTAGTTGGTAATTGA
- a CDS encoding ABC transporter ATP-binding protein, translated as MDPPVRALKGINFELQMGERVVVLGKSGSGKSTFLNIIGLLDQATTGTVEFLGNDTGALSRRELDQLRADSLGFVFQENHVLGHRTVIENLHVKLGVSSVPTAQWPHRIEQVLEQVGLGHRKHSHARLLSGGEKQRLAVARAIITSPKVVLADEPTGNLDDENASRVLDLFDTQAQLGSAIVIITHDPRMVARVDRALRLEDGRLVDLDSQEPQR; from the coding sequence GTGGACCCACCTGTACGAGCGTTGAAGGGCATCAACTTTGAGCTACAGATGGGCGAGCGGGTTGTCGTTTTGGGGAAATCAGGGTCCGGAAAATCCACATTTTTGAACATCATTGGGCTTCTGGATCAAGCAACTACGGGCACGGTCGAGTTTCTAGGAAATGACACGGGGGCTTTATCTCGGAGGGAGCTGGATCAACTCCGCGCAGATTCTTTGGGTTTTGTGTTTCAAGAAAACCATGTCCTCGGGCACCGTACGGTCATAGAAAACCTCCACGTCAAGCTGGGTGTCTCGTCTGTGCCTACCGCTCAATGGCCTCATAGAATTGAGCAGGTTCTTGAACAGGTTGGTTTGGGGCACCGCAAGCATTCCCATGCCCGCTTGCTTTCCGGTGGAGAAAAGCAACGCCTTGCGGTTGCACGAGCCATCATCACGTCTCCCAAGGTCGTTTTAGCGGATGAACCCACGGGAAACCTTGATGATGAGAATGCGTCAAGAGTGCTTGACCTGTTTGATACGCAGGCACAACTGGGCTCCGCGATTGTGATCATTACTCACGATCCTAGGATGGTTGCCCGGGTGGACAGGGCACTGAGGCTTGAGGACGGGCGCCTCGTTGATCTCGATAGTCAGGAGCCCCAAAGATGA
- a CDS encoding ABC transporter permease, with the protein MTGRAWRQFKHSFSDVIIEIHTRRSRAVMLMAAVALATGALVAALGISTVAARQVSADMAASTLNTVTVIPATTLGNQQSDPADEGLSETVFPSDTVKRVETLGLVKHVGLFNDLSLATSPILTRPPHWLDNVPGATVAGATSQYVDALGDYLSPEVAWMLDSNLKVAFVGADLAAKLAIPQGTDLTGINVYLDSVPYSVVGIVSSPSERLGSTVLIPYSLGLDLAGSDGQSHLKILTEPGAGNPVAQSVRLALKPEAPEQLNVSQVHTIESLRTGVATQLDKLAGFVGGFLLILTVLLIANAMTVSVMARAGEIGIRGALGASRSFIARLFLFEGLIVGVCGGVAGSAVAAIAITLVSLFSGWSITYPFWLLVLGPLVGIIAGLTSSIYPAYRAASIQPALAVRSD; encoded by the coding sequence ATGACTGGGCGTGCTTGGCGGCAGTTCAAACACAGCTTCTCTGATGTGATTATTGAGATCCACACGCGCCGGTCAAGGGCGGTCATGCTTATGGCAGCAGTGGCATTAGCAACCGGTGCGTTGGTGGCTGCGCTAGGGATCTCTACGGTAGCGGCGCGTCAAGTGAGCGCAGACATGGCAGCTTCAACGCTTAATACGGTGACAGTCATTCCCGCGACAACACTTGGAAATCAACAGAGCGACCCCGCTGATGAAGGCCTGAGTGAGACGGTTTTTCCTTCGGACACAGTGAAGCGTGTGGAGACGCTTGGCCTGGTAAAACATGTGGGTCTCTTCAATGACCTTTCGCTAGCAACGTCTCCAATCCTTACCCGTCCGCCACACTGGCTTGACAACGTGCCGGGAGCGACCGTCGCGGGAGCTACCTCCCAATACGTGGATGCGCTCGGTGACTACCTTTCACCAGAGGTAGCTTGGATGCTGGATTCTAATCTGAAGGTTGCCTTTGTTGGAGCTGACCTTGCCGCCAAGTTGGCCATTCCCCAAGGAACTGATCTCACAGGAATCAATGTCTACCTCGATAGTGTTCCGTATTCCGTAGTGGGGATAGTTAGTTCACCGAGTGAACGCTTGGGCTCGACCGTGCTCATTCCTTATTCGCTGGGCCTTGATCTTGCTGGGTCTGATGGGCAAAGCCACCTCAAGATCTTGACTGAACCGGGTGCTGGCAACCCGGTAGCACAGAGCGTCCGGCTTGCGCTCAAGCCGGAGGCACCCGAGCAGCTAAACGTCTCGCAGGTCCACACCATTGAAAGTTTGCGTACTGGGGTGGCAACTCAGTTGGATAAGTTGGCAGGGTTTGTGGGTGGATTTTTGCTCATCCTGACTGTTTTGTTGATTGCGAACGCCATGACCGTGTCAGTCATGGCGCGTGCCGGCGAGATTGGGATTCGCGGAGCCCTGGGAGCCTCCAGATCATTCATTGCACGCCTCTTTCTATTTGAGGGACTCATAGTTGGAGTATGCGGTGGCGTTGCGGGTTCAGCCGTCGCTGCTATCGCCATCACCCTTGTTTCGTTGTTTAGTGGTTGGTCTATCACCTATCCGTTTTGGCTCCTGGTTCTTGGGCCGCTGGTAGGAATCATTGCCGGTTTGACCTCTTCGATCTATCCGGCTTACCGGGCCGCAAGTATCCAGCCAGCGCTTGCCGTGAGATCAGATTAG
- a CDS encoding helix-turn-helix domain-containing protein gives MTQSPPIESVDRAVRVLQALAEAGPSGISLVTLALKLDLNKATVHRMLAALKFRDFAAQDLATGHYVLGGGAAQLGASFYARENLAAILHPALLSLSAQVSELVHLGTSNGTNIVYLDKVEPDHAVRVFSAIGSSVPVISTAMGQVTRTWSVESWSNRGPSTRSKARWIWVNNP, from the coding sequence ATGACGCAAAGCCCGCCCATTGAAAGCGTGGACCGGGCCGTGCGGGTGCTTCAAGCCCTTGCAGAGGCGGGGCCAAGCGGGATTTCCTTAGTCACTCTGGCACTAAAATTAGACCTCAATAAAGCGACCGTGCACCGCATGCTTGCGGCGCTCAAGTTCCGAGATTTTGCTGCTCAAGACCTAGCTACCGGTCACTATGTCCTAGGTGGAGGGGCCGCGCAGTTGGGGGCTTCCTTCTATGCCCGCGAGAACCTGGCCGCCATCCTGCACCCAGCTCTGTTGTCGCTATCCGCCCAGGTGTCAGAGCTGGTTCACCTGGGGACCAGTAACGGCACCAACATTGTTTACTTGGACAAGGTGGAGCCAGACCATGCTGTCCGAGTATTCTCTGCCATTGGTTCCTCCGTGCCCGTGATCAGCACAGCCATGGGCCAAGTCACGAGGACTTGGAGTGTGGAGTCATGGTCCAATCGTGGGCCAAGTACTCGTTCTAAGGCCAGGTGGATCTGGGTAAATAACCCATGA
- a CDS encoding ATP-binding protein: MMLNDVDHQKIRSLRLTVFAQKFFELVNDPANEKLLPEEVFMKAADHTLDIRRSNKIDRLIKQARFPLPTASIAELHYLPGRAINETQMKRYANHPWRDDPTNLLIIAPSGGGKTYIACAIGIAACHTEHSVYYSRLDELARKLLTARDNNKEYDALLERLNETDILILDDFLTVGVDQNVASDLFAILVGREHKLPTIIVSQTEPGYWLQALPDRVAADSIVNRLANNARVLNIGDTDMRKLKHEKARDQADFWE; the protein is encoded by the coding sequence ATGATGCTCAACGACGTGGATCACCAAAAAATCAGGTCTCTTCGGTTGACCGTATTTGCACAGAAATTCTTCGAGCTGGTCAATGACCCAGCGAATGAGAAGTTACTGCCCGAAGAAGTGTTCATGAAAGCAGCAGACCACACCTTAGATATTCGCCGGTCCAACAAGATCGACCGGCTCATCAAACAAGCCCGGTTTCCATTACCCACCGCTTCGATTGCGGAGCTGCACTACCTGCCAGGGCGGGCAATCAACGAAACCCAGATGAAACGGTACGCAAACCACCCCTGGCGTGATGACCCCACAAACCTGTTGATCATCGCGCCAAGCGGTGGCGGAAAAACCTACATCGCCTGCGCAATTGGGATCGCCGCCTGCCACACCGAACACTCCGTGTATTACTCACGACTCGATGAGCTCGCAAGGAAACTGCTGACCGCCCGCGATAACAACAAGGAATACGACGCGCTGCTAGAAAGGCTCAACGAAACAGATATTTTGATCCTGGACGACTTCTTGACGGTGGGAGTCGATCAAAACGTGGCCAGTGACCTGTTTGCGATCTTGGTCGGGCGAGAACACAAACTACCCACCATCATCGTCAGCCAGACCGAACCCGGATACTGGCTCCAAGCCCTACCCGACCGTGTCGCAGCAGACTCCATCGTCAACCGACTGGCCAACAACGCCAGAGTCTTAAATATCGGAGACACCGATATGCGCAAACTTAAACACGAAAAGGCTCGAGACCAAGCTGACTTTTGGGAATAG
- the istA gene encoding IS21 family transposase — protein sequence MADYQAIMSLVLKGRTYDEITASVGCSRRDVAAVKQKIGSDSITVDRFASMTGQEIEDLFPDGRRTVSQDYADPHFVQVVEEMKHNRFFTLQQGWVKYVGGSSTKKKYSYSQYCERFNRYAAAVDVVATLTHEPGKTLLVDWVGPTLPVVDTVSGEVFKAYLFVASLPYSGLVFCQAFRNMKQHAWNQAHVNALNFIGGVPQIIVPDNARTATHERGRGDKEVLVTKVYRQLAQHYGTAIVPTRYKKPRDKAHVERMVHTVETQIIGYLNSLTWTSFEELNDAIAERLTEINEHRRRVNKTTRKEVFDAEEVAFLAPLPDQPFESVEYKQLKVGRNYHVSCLYQYYSVPYQLAGKILSVRVTTTTVSIFDGQVKVAEHVRVEGRRGQYSTVLAHAPKHHQQIDGLWSREWFVNRARNYGPATVEVITQILDRTKIEAQAYLACRNILTELGRKKGVLEETCQEMISINGHPTYTSLKRVMATIVEAKKHAGPAVAAADNVKDLTKIQDLSGAFVRDPSHYQVRGL from the coding sequence ATGGCGGATTATCAAGCCATCATGTCTTTGGTGCTTAAGGGCCGTACGTATGATGAGATTACGGCGTCGGTGGGGTGTTCGCGGCGCGATGTTGCGGCGGTGAAGCAAAAGATTGGGTCAGACAGTATTACTGTGGACAGGTTTGCTTCCATGACTGGCCAGGAAATTGAGGACCTGTTTCCTGATGGGCGGCGGACTGTTTCTCAGGATTATGCGGATCCGCATTTTGTTCAGGTTGTTGAAGAGATGAAGCACAATCGGTTCTTCACTTTGCAGCAGGGCTGGGTCAAGTATGTGGGTGGTTCTAGTACCAAGAAGAAGTACAGTTATTCGCAGTATTGTGAGCGATTCAACCGGTATGCTGCGGCCGTTGATGTGGTTGCGACGTTGACTCATGAGCCGGGCAAAACGTTGTTGGTGGACTGGGTGGGGCCCACGTTGCCGGTGGTTGACACGGTCAGTGGTGAGGTTTTCAAGGCGTATTTGTTTGTTGCCTCGCTGCCGTATTCTGGCCTTGTATTCTGCCAAGCTTTTCGTAACATGAAGCAACATGCGTGGAACCAGGCCCATGTCAACGCACTGAACTTCATAGGCGGGGTTCCCCAGATCATTGTGCCTGACAATGCTCGTACCGCCACCCATGAGCGTGGCCGCGGCGACAAAGAGGTCCTAGTGACCAAGGTGTACCGTCAATTGGCACAGCATTATGGCACCGCGATCGTTCCAACTAGATACAAGAAACCGAGAGACAAGGCCCATGTGGAAAGGATGGTGCACACGGTTGAGACCCAAATTATTGGGTACTTAAACTCTTTGACGTGGACGTCTTTTGAGGAACTCAACGACGCGATCGCTGAGCGGTTAACCGAGATCAATGAGCACCGGCGCAGGGTCAATAAGACCACGCGCAAGGAGGTCTTTGACGCCGAGGAAGTAGCATTCTTGGCACCGTTACCTGATCAGCCTTTTGAGTCCGTGGAGTACAAACAACTGAAGGTAGGCCGTAATTATCATGTTTCGTGCCTGTACCAGTATTACTCGGTGCCTTACCAGCTCGCGGGCAAGATCTTGTCTGTGCGGGTCACCACGACGACCGTGAGTATCTTTGATGGGCAAGTCAAAGTGGCCGAACACGTGCGGGTGGAAGGCCGTCGTGGGCAGTATTCCACGGTGCTGGCACACGCCCCTAAACACCACCAGCAGATCGACGGATTGTGGTCACGAGAATGGTTTGTGAACAGGGCTAGGAACTATGGTCCCGCCACCGTTGAGGTCATCACCCAGATTCTGGATCGCACCAAGATTGAGGCCCAAGCGTACTTAGCGTGCCGCAACATTTTGACAGAACTGGGGCGTAAGAAAGGGGTGCTGGAAGAAACATGCCAGGAAATGATCAGCATCAATGGTCACCCCACCTACACGTCCCTGAAACGGGTCATGGCCACCATTGTAGAGGCCAAGAAGCATGCTGGACCAGCCGTTGCGGCAGCTGACAACGTCAAGGACCTAACCAAGATTCAAGACCTCTCTGGGGCATTTGTTCGCGATCCAAGCCACTACCAAGTACGGGGGCTATGA
- a CDS encoding SIR2 family protein, producing the protein MPAPLLTTNYDTLVSSRTRSPVGIEEVQRFQQIFTRPRGDVGHLHGIWTDSNSIIFSNKDYQSTLDNGTSQTLLKALLFQKSLVFVGFGAGLSDPNFSQLLGWYAEHFPNPAFPSFRLCLDSEVEALTQETPTLIAHPYGSNYSDLTNFLKFLSTQFLDHQEITARRISPSYLTVRNSIEHELINDSILMDRLDRDENLAFADVICPPVLLPVPHDEYVRAQRSRKDEDRVNRVDHSALVSGAEVLVVVGDESAGLTTAVKWIMLRASENLDETFPLYISYKSAQSRGLQAQVRASALQSGLIERRLDSLPPHVLAVDDFSPFSIDRAHSDSQFLTETDAIVIVIGCRPRAEERITQLFRDAGKTTETVYLGKLASEDIEQYAKLAHRGNYRTLSKLARETLETENLPRMLNSACWNSYSG; encoded by the coding sequence ATACCGGCACCACTTCTCACGACCAACTATGACACACTCGTATCCAGCAGAACTCGCTCTCCAGTCGGCATCGAGGAGGTACAAAGATTCCAACAGATTTTCACCCGCCCTCGAGGGGATGTTGGACATCTGCATGGCATTTGGACGGATTCGAATTCCATCATCTTTAGCAACAAGGACTACCAATCTACGCTAGATAATGGGACTTCTCAGACCTTGTTAAAGGCGCTTTTATTTCAAAAGTCCCTAGTCTTTGTAGGTTTTGGTGCAGGGCTTTCTGATCCAAATTTCTCGCAGTTACTTGGCTGGTACGCAGAACATTTTCCAAACCCTGCCTTTCCGAGCTTTCGTCTCTGCCTTGATTCAGAAGTCGAAGCTCTAACTCAAGAAACACCAACCCTAATCGCCCATCCATATGGAAGTAACTATTCAGATCTCACAAACTTTCTTAAATTCCTTTCTACTCAGTTTCTAGACCATCAAGAAATCACCGCCCGGAGAATAAGTCCGAGTTACCTGACGGTGCGCAACTCCATTGAACATGAACTTATAAATGATTCCATTTTAATGGACCGGCTCGACAGAGATGAGAATCTGGCCTTCGCTGACGTAATTTGCCCACCCGTGTTGTTACCTGTACCGCACGACGAGTACGTAAGAGCTCAACGGTCAAGAAAAGATGAAGACCGCGTGAATCGGGTTGACCACTCCGCGCTAGTTTCTGGAGCTGAAGTTTTAGTTGTTGTTGGTGACGAGAGTGCAGGACTAACCACAGCAGTAAAGTGGATCATGTTGAGAGCCTCGGAAAACTTGGATGAGACTTTCCCGCTCTACATTTCATACAAGTCTGCTCAAAGTCGCGGCCTACAAGCCCAAGTCCGTGCCAGCGCTCTACAGTCTGGCCTAATTGAGAGAAGGCTGGATAGCTTACCCCCTCATGTATTAGCTGTGGATGATTTCAGTCCCTTCAGCATTGATAGGGCTCACTCCGATAGTCAATTCTTAACAGAGACTGATGCCATTGTCATTGTGATCGGCTGTCGCCCGAGGGCTGAAGAACGGATTACACAGCTTTTTCGAGACGCTGGCAAAACTACTGAAACTGTATATCTAGGCAAACTGGCATCCGAAGATATAGAGCAATACGCAAAACTCGCTCACCGCGGCAACTATCGTACGCTTAGTAAGTTGGCTAGAGAAACACTAGAAACTGAAAACCTTCCGAGAATGTTAAATAGCGCTTGTTGGAACTCCTATTCTGGCTAG
- the istB gene encoding IS21-like element helper ATPase IstB translates to MNPLNTPAAGLPSDLEAMMRSLKMPHARQLAPDLIATAKAQRWEPVEVIKALFAEEIKGRAASMLAIRRKAAKFPSGKTFEAWDPALSSIPLPTQNGLRTLEWIHRHENLVVCGPSGTGKSFFLEALGQQAVEEGLKVAWFRLEDLGQLIRAHRTDDSVTKAIERLLRADLIILDDIGLLPVAQDTAEGLYRVVDAAYEKRSIAISSNLHPAGFDELMPKTLATATVDRLLHHAHVCQTSGDSVRFTQALEGKGIAQLK, encoded by the coding sequence ATGAATCCACTCAATACCCCAGCTGCTGGACTTCCCAGTGATCTAGAAGCAATGATGCGATCGCTGAAGATGCCCCATGCCCGCCAGTTAGCCCCTGACCTGATCGCTACCGCCAAAGCACAACGCTGGGAACCCGTCGAGGTCATCAAAGCCTTGTTCGCAGAAGAAATCAAAGGTCGAGCAGCCTCCATGCTTGCCATCCGCCGCAAAGCAGCGAAGTTTCCTAGCGGTAAAACCTTCGAGGCCTGGGATCCGGCACTGTCTTCAATCCCGCTACCTACCCAAAATGGGCTGCGCACCTTGGAATGGATCCACCGCCACGAAAATCTCGTGGTCTGCGGACCATCTGGGACAGGTAAGAGCTTCTTCCTCGAAGCCCTTGGACAGCAAGCTGTTGAAGAAGGTCTAAAAGTCGCCTGGTTCCGGCTCGAAGACCTAGGCCAACTCATCCGAGCCCACCGCACCGATGACAGCGTCACCAAAGCCATCGAACGCCTCCTACGAGCAGACCTCATCATCCTCGATGACATCGGACTATTACCCGTCGCACAAGACACAGCCGAAGGCCTCTACCGGGTCGTAGATGCAGCATACGAGAAGCGCTCAATCGCAATATCCTCCAACCTACACCCAGCCGGATTCGACGAACTCATGCCCAAAACCCTAGCCACCGCGACCGTGGACCGACTCCTACACCACGCCCACGTATGCCAAACCAGCGGTGACTCAGTACGATTCACCCAAGCCCTGGAAGGAAAAGGAATAGCCCAACTCAAGTAA
- the istA gene encoding IS21 family transposase — MKSDGEIMEILEAYDLTQSFRSAAVLAGCSHHTVAKHVEARAAGRPIAQLAVREKITDDFLPHIEGWIDSSSGTIRSDVVHGKLIGLGYTGSERTTRRVVKQVRLAWQFGHTRVHRPWITEPGLWLQYDFGDGPVIDGVKTVLFVAWLAWSRFRIVIALRDKTAPSVFGALDRSFRILGGAPTYVLTDNEKTVTVSHIAGVPVRNLQTVDFARYYGVTVLTCAPADPATKGGVEASVKLAKADLVPKSTNLREEYDSFEELEAACASFMDRVNTREHRGTKRLPASMLNEEVLRLHRVPDDPHLVSFGVPRAVPANTPMVTFNHGQYSVPSYLLGQKVLVRQHGTGPSEQVIIMHLGPDGVREVARHHSTSPGSPAINNDHFPEHVDKIPGHYTLRPSSASELEFLAIGVGAGTWLREACAVGTKRITQKMAEAVALSKIAGVDAVDHALGTAAVHGRFAHDDLASILYSTRPNPITHSANEDVSLTQGTSSWAAITSTYPVGKEKQ, encoded by the coding sequence ATGAAGTCTGACGGAGAAATCATGGAAATTCTAGAAGCGTACGATCTGACACAGTCGTTTCGGAGTGCGGCCGTACTGGCGGGGTGTTCCCATCACACGGTTGCTAAGCATGTTGAGGCTCGGGCTGCCGGTCGGCCTATTGCCCAGCTGGCGGTTCGGGAAAAGATCACGGATGATTTTTTGCCTCATATCGAGGGGTGGATTGATAGTAGCAGCGGGACGATCCGCAGCGATGTTGTGCATGGCAAACTGATTGGGTTAGGGTACACGGGGTCTGAGCGCACGACTCGGCGTGTGGTGAAGCAGGTGCGTTTGGCTTGGCAGTTTGGACACACGCGGGTACACCGTCCGTGGATCACGGAGCCCGGGCTTTGGCTGCAGTACGACTTTGGTGATGGCCCTGTCATTGATGGCGTTAAAACGGTCTTGTTCGTGGCTTGGTTGGCATGGTCACGGTTCCGGATCGTGATCGCGCTGCGGGACAAAACAGCGCCTTCGGTGTTTGGGGCGCTGGACCGTTCCTTTCGTATTCTAGGTGGAGCCCCTACTTATGTATTGACAGATAATGAGAAAACGGTGACGGTCTCTCATATTGCAGGAGTTCCGGTCCGTAACTTGCAGACCGTTGATTTTGCGCGATATTACGGGGTCACCGTGTTGACGTGTGCGCCGGCAGATCCTGCAACCAAGGGTGGGGTGGAAGCTTCCGTCAAGCTGGCTAAGGCCGATCTCGTACCAAAATCAACGAACTTACGTGAAGAGTATGACTCCTTTGAAGAGCTCGAAGCTGCATGTGCGTCGTTCATGGATCGTGTTAATACCCGTGAGCACCGGGGGACCAAACGTCTGCCAGCGTCGATGTTGAACGAGGAAGTGTTACGCCTACACCGGGTCCCTGACGACCCGCACTTGGTGTCGTTTGGGGTTCCCCGGGCCGTGCCAGCTAATACGCCTATGGTCACGTTTAACCATGGCCAATATTCAGTGCCATCGTACTTGCTTGGGCAAAAGGTATTGGTCCGTCAGCACGGCACTGGCCCTAGTGAACAGGTCATCATCATGCATCTGGGCCCCGACGGGGTCAGGGAAGTGGCCCGCCACCACAGTACTTCACCAGGTAGTCCAGCGATCAATAATGATCATTTTCCTGAACATGTCGACAAAATTCCCGGGCACTACACGCTACGACCAAGCAGCGCGTCTGAGCTTGAGTTCTTGGCCATAGGTGTAGGGGCGGGCACGTGGTTGCGTGAAGCATGTGCGGTAGGTACCAAACGCATTACCCAGAAAATGGCAGAAGCTGTTGCACTATCAAAGATCGCGGGTGTCGATGCGGTCGATCACGCGTTGGGCACTGCAGCAGTTCATGGGCGTTTTGCGCATGATGATCTGGCCTCTATCTTGTATTCCACCAGACCCAATCCGATTACCCACAGTGCCAATGAGGACGTGTCCTTAACTCAAGGGACCAGCAGCTGGGCTGCTATCACCAGCACATACCCCGTTGGAAAGGAGAAACAATGA